A part of Aegilops tauschii subsp. strangulata cultivar AL8/78 chromosome 2, Aet v6.0, whole genome shotgun sequence genomic DNA contains:
- the LOC109786416 gene encoding uncharacterized protein isoform X1, with amino-acid sequence MEDLKAFVKDSGFVEADDQTHHDLTSGYNIDEVDSSGGLDSHPLQVKLERRHARDYQRRDDAGSESDIICVSAGRSKGGKKRTVSHTSNRRIISKKHTVMKKIRIPTKVLFDAMMQQLGLPNAVYSTQKARAIGLDATIHFYPSKHQLDNKSSKIININPCIQQTRRC; translated from the exons ATGGAAGATTTAAAAGCCTTTGTGAAAGATTCCGGTTTTGTAGAAGCCGATGATCAGACACACCATGACCTTACTTCTGGATACAATATTGATGAG GTCGATTCCTCGGGTGGATTGGATTCTCACCCGCTCCAAGTGAAACTTGAGCGACGGCATG caAGGGACTACCAAAGAAGAGATGATGCGGGTTCAGAATCTGACATTATCTGTGTTAGTGCTGGCAGATCCAAAGGCGGAAAGAAACGGACAGTTTCACACACTAGCAACCGTAGGATCATCAGCAAAAAG caTACCGTGATGAAAAAAATCAGAATCCCAACAAAAGTGCTTTTTGATGCTATGATGCAGCAGCTAGGCCTCCCAAATGCAGTGTACTCAACACAGAAGGCAAGAGCAATTGGTCTTGACGCAACTATTCACTTCTATCCCTCCAAGCATCAACTGGACAACAAATCTTCCAAAATAATCAATATCAATCCATGTATCCAACAAACTAGAAGATGCTGA
- the LOC109786416 gene encoding uncharacterized protein isoform X3, with product MEDLKAFVKDSGFVEADDQTHHDLTSGYNIDEVDSSGGLDSHPLQVKLERRHARDYQRRDDAGSESDIICVSAGRSKGGKKRTVSHTSNRRIISKKHLNIHERGSLS from the exons ATGGAAGATTTAAAAGCCTTTGTGAAAGATTCCGGTTTTGTAGAAGCCGATGATCAGACACACCATGACCTTACTTCTGGATACAATATTGATGAG GTCGATTCCTCGGGTGGATTGGATTCTCACCCGCTCCAAGTGAAACTTGAGCGACGGCATG caAGGGACTACCAAAGAAGAGATGATGCGGGTTCAGAATCTGACATTATCTGTGTTAGTGCTGGCAGATCCAAAGGCGGAAAGAAACGGACAGTTTCACACACTAGCAACCGTAGGATCATCAGCAAAAAG CACCTAAATATCCACGAAAGAGGATCACTAAGCTGA
- the LOC109786416 gene encoding uncharacterized protein isoform X2 translates to MEDLKAFVKDSGFVEADDQTHHDLTSGYNIDEVDSSGGLDSHPLQVKLERRHARDYQRRDDAGSESDIICVSAGRSKGGKKRTVSHTSNRRIISKKQLGLPNAVYSTQKARAIGLDATIHFYPSKHQLDNKSSKIININPCIQQTRRC, encoded by the exons ATGGAAGATTTAAAAGCCTTTGTGAAAGATTCCGGTTTTGTAGAAGCCGATGATCAGACACACCATGACCTTACTTCTGGATACAATATTGATGAG GTCGATTCCTCGGGTGGATTGGATTCTCACCCGCTCCAAGTGAAACTTGAGCGACGGCATG caAGGGACTACCAAAGAAGAGATGATGCGGGTTCAGAATCTGACATTATCTGTGTTAGTGCTGGCAGATCCAAAGGCGGAAAGAAACGGACAGTTTCACACACTAGCAACCGTAGGATCATCAGCAAAAAG CAGCTAGGCCTCCCAAATGCAGTGTACTCAACACAGAAGGCAAGAGCAATTGGTCTTGACGCAACTATTCACTTCTATCCCTCCAAGCATCAACTGGACAACAAATCTTCCAAAATAATCAATATCAATCCATGTATCCAACAAACTAGAAGATGCTGA